Proteins from one Balaenoptera musculus isolate JJ_BM4_2016_0621 chromosome 7, mBalMus1.pri.v3, whole genome shotgun sequence genomic window:
- the DAPL1 gene encoding death-associated protein-like 1, giving the protein MASEMQVQLSALKGGHPPAVKAGGKRISKKQEIGVLERHTKKMGLEKTSAIANAAKIRSMDALNDTLEKLSHKFPAIMHMAHQKPRPALEKVTPLKRIYIIQQPRKC; this is encoded by the exons ATGGCAAGTGAAATGCAAGTCCAGCTCTCCGCGTTGAAAGGGGGGCATCCTCCTGCAG TAAAAGCTGGAGGAAAGCGAATCTCCAAAAAACAAGAAATTGGCGTCTTGGAGAGACACACCAAGAAAATGGGATTAGAGAAAACAAG TGCCATTGCAAATGCTGCCAAAATACGATCGATGGATGCCCTGAACGATACTCTGGAGAAG CTCAGCCATAAATTTCCAGCAATAATGCACATGGCACATCAAAAACCCAGACCTGCTCTGGAGAAGGTCACTCCACTGAAAAGGATCTACATTATTCAGCAGCCTCGAAAATGTTAA